One Streptomyces fagopyri DNA window includes the following coding sequences:
- a CDS encoding dolichyl-phosphate beta-glucosyltransferase has product MSAPHTTDVIEDMPAPAIDLTVVVPAYNEERRLAPTLDAIITYLRDGESRFGRWELIVVDDGSTDGTKDVVDAVRAREPRVQLVTSPRNRGKGNALRLGVLASNGRRVLVTDADLAAPIEELELLDKALGEGHSAAIGSRATPGATIDTHQHRLRELLGRAGNFLIRSVAVPGIRDTQCGFKLFDGERAREAFGASRLNGWGIDVEVLQHFRRSGWPVAEVPVRWSHQPGSKVRPLDYGRVLAELALLKVRSVRPADLLAVSLFLLMAVALYSGRWADPNGRYLPDSLQDQNQWEWFLAVTADNVRHLHNPLFTTLQGFPDGVNLMANTVMLGLSVPFAPITLLFGPAVALGLVMTLGLAATGAAWYRLIAKRVVGHRGAAFVGAALAAFAPPMISHANAHPNFVILFMVPLIIDRALRLCAGTRVVRDGIVLGLMATYQIFLGEEPLLLASMGMALFALGYGLVRRDTARAAWRPLLNGLAVAGAVCLPIVAFPLYWQFAGPQSYKSVLHGDNAGNSPLALLSFAERSLLAGNAQSAGALSLNPTEQNAFYGWPLAVFAFAVAVRLWERALVKALAFTAVAAAMLSLGPKFRIPTTGTVLPGPWALLSGKPLFESVIEGRVAMICAPALGMLVAIAIERLMSARRPATQYFGALAVAAALLPLVPAPLKTVDRAPTPAFFTDGTWRAYVDTARGESLVPVPLPDPGDAQALHWQTAAGLGFPLPGGYFNGPYGPDHIGIYGASPRYTSNMLRDVRYSGKVPVIGENWRAQARADFAYWKAGALVLVPQDHQNELREAVDQLVGHPGTWVHGVWVWDLHEGD; this is encoded by the coding sequence ATGAGCGCGCCGCACACCACGGACGTCATAGAGGACATGCCGGCCCCTGCCATCGACCTGACGGTCGTCGTCCCCGCCTACAACGAGGAGCGGCGGCTCGCCCCGACGCTCGACGCGATCATCACGTACCTGCGCGACGGCGAGAGCCGTTTCGGCAGGTGGGAACTGATCGTCGTGGACGACGGCTCCACCGACGGCACCAAGGACGTCGTCGACGCCGTCCGCGCCCGCGAACCCCGCGTCCAGCTCGTCACCAGCCCCCGCAACCGCGGCAAGGGCAACGCCCTGCGCCTGGGCGTCCTCGCCTCGAACGGCCGCCGCGTCCTCGTCACGGACGCCGACCTGGCCGCGCCGATCGAGGAACTGGAACTGCTCGACAAGGCGCTCGGCGAGGGCCACTCGGCCGCGATCGGATCGCGGGCCACGCCCGGCGCCACGATAGACACGCACCAGCACCGGCTGCGCGAGCTGCTCGGCCGGGCCGGGAACTTCCTGATACGCAGCGTCGCGGTGCCGGGCATACGCGACACCCAGTGCGGCTTCAAGCTCTTCGACGGGGAGCGGGCACGGGAGGCGTTCGGGGCGTCACGGCTCAACGGCTGGGGCATCGACGTGGAGGTGCTCCAGCACTTCCGCCGCTCGGGCTGGCCGGTGGCGGAGGTCCCGGTCCGCTGGTCCCACCAGCCCGGCTCGAAGGTACGGCCCCTCGACTACGGCCGCGTCCTCGCCGAACTGGCCCTGCTCAAGGTCCGCTCCGTCCGCCCCGCGGACCTCCTCGCGGTCTCGCTCTTCCTCCTCATGGCGGTCGCCCTCTACTCCGGCCGCTGGGCGGACCCGAACGGCCGCTACCTCCCCGACTCGCTCCAGGACCAGAACCAGTGGGAGTGGTTCCTCGCGGTCACCGCGGACAACGTCCGCCATCTCCACAACCCGCTCTTCACCACCCTCCAGGGCTTCCCGGACGGCGTGAACCTCATGGCCAACACGGTCATGCTGGGCCTGTCCGTGCCCTTCGCGCCGATCACCCTGCTCTTCGGCCCGGCGGTCGCGCTCGGCCTCGTCATGACGCTGGGGCTGGCCGCCACCGGCGCCGCCTGGTACCGGCTGATCGCCAAGCGGGTCGTGGGCCACCGGGGCGCGGCGTTCGTCGGCGCCGCGCTGGCCGCCTTCGCCCCCCCGATGATCAGCCACGCCAACGCGCACCCCAACTTCGTGATCCTGTTCATGGTCCCGCTGATCATCGACCGCGCGCTGCGTCTGTGCGCCGGCACGCGGGTCGTCCGGGACGGGATCGTGCTCGGGCTGATGGCGACGTACCAGATCTTCCTCGGCGAGGAACCCCTGCTGCTCGCTTCGATGGGCATGGCGCTCTTCGCCCTCGGCTACGGGCTCGTCCGGCGCGATACCGCCAGAGCGGCGTGGCGTCCGCTGCTGAACGGGCTGGCGGTGGCGGGGGCCGTGTGCCTGCCGATCGTCGCGTTCCCGCTGTACTGGCAGTTCGCGGGACCGCAGAGCTACAAGAGCGTGCTCCACGGCGACAACGCGGGCAACAGCCCGCTCGCGCTCCTCTCCTTCGCCGAGCGCTCGCTGCTCGCCGGGAACGCCCAGAGCGCGGGCGCGCTCTCCCTGAACCCCACCGAGCAGAACGCCTTCTACGGATGGCCGCTGGCCGTGTTCGCCTTCGCGGTCGCCGTACGGCTCTGGGAGCGGGCGCTCGTCAAGGCCCTCGCCTTCACGGCGGTGGCCGCGGCGATGCTCTCACTGGGCCCGAAGTTCCGCATCCCGACGACCGGCACGGTCCTGCCCGGCCCCTGGGCGCTGCTGTCCGGCAAACCCCTCTTCGAGTCCGTCATCGAGGGACGGGTCGCGATGATCTGCGCGCCCGCGCTGGGGATGCTGGTGGCGATCGCGATCGAGCGGCTGATGAGCGCCCGCCGCCCCGCCACCCAGTACTTCGGCGCGCTGGCCGTCGCCGCCGCGCTGCTCCCCCTCGTCCCGGCGCCCCTGAAGACGGTCGACCGGGCGCCGACCCCCGCCTTCTTCACCGACGGAACGTGGCGGGCGTACGTCGACACGGCCAGGGGCGAGTCCCTGGTGCCGGTGCCCCTGCCGGACCCGGGCGACGCGCAGGCGCTGCACTGGCAGACGGCGGCGGGCCTCGGCTTCCCGCTGCCCGGCGGGTATTTCAACGGCCCCTACGGACCCGACCACATCGGCATCTACGGCGCCTCGCCCCGCTACACGTCCAACATGCTGCGCGACGTGCGGTACTCCGGCAAGGTCCCCGTGATCGGCGAGAACTGGCGGGCGCAGGCCCGCGCCGATTTCGCGTACTGGAAGGCGGGCGCGCTGGTGCTGGTCCCCCAGGACCACCAGAACGAGCTGCGGGAGGCCGTGGACCAGCTGGTGGGTCACCCCGGCACGTGGGTGCACGGGGTCTGGGTATGGGATCTGCACGAGGGGGACTGA